In Rhodamnia argentea isolate NSW1041297 chromosome 4, ASM2092103v1, whole genome shotgun sequence, the following proteins share a genomic window:
- the LOC115750791 gene encoding stemmadenine O-acetyltransferase-like produces MAKKVEVVSTVTIKPSPPTPSHLRNFKLCLLDQLAPPFYVPVILFYSSPDDKVVPNTDSVAGHLKTTLSQALSLFYPLGGRVKGNAAIDCNDEGALYLEAKAHFELSEVLSNPDINQLQQFLPFSPYRVAPNIEKQVIVGIQANFFDCGGIGIGICISHKIADGVSVSAFLTAWSEIALNGIDVEASLITPFLKASELFQPKDINFQMPSGVISSEKLSTKMFRFDSESLARLRARFGSASPTCVEAVTALIWKSALETARKRPERNENYAPSSAVTHVVNIRSRMRPQPLPENTLGNLWQSIVAPLMEPNKGYELQDFAGVLRKSIRAVDAEYLSALQGEMGLAKACESLMAARKLAAASAGEIELYRFSSWARFPFYELDFGWGRPAWVCTTSVPMKNVVILMGTGCGDGIEAWITLAEHDMIEFERDDELLQFIASSP; encoded by the coding sequence atGGCCAAGAAAGTCGAGGTTGTCTCCACAGTGACCATCAAGCCTTCACCTCCAACTCCATCTCACCTCAGGAACTTCAAGCTCTGTCTCTTGGACCAGCTGGCTCCTCCGTTTTACGTTCCGGTCATCCTGTTCTACTCCTCTCCCGATGACAAGGTGGTGCCGAACACTGACTCGGTCGCAGGACACTTGAAAACTACGCTCTCTCAGGCGCTTTCCCTCTTCTACCCTCTAGGCGGAAGGGTGAAAGGCAACGCTGCCATCGATTGCAATGATGAGGGGGCGCTCTATTTGGAGGCGAAAGCTCACTTCGAGTTGTCTGAAGTCCTGTCAAACCCAGACATCAATCAACTGCAGCAATTCCTCCCGTTCTCTCCTTACAGAGTCGCTCCCAACATAGAGAAACAGGTCATTGTAGGGATCCAAGCCAACTTCTTCGACTGTGGTGGCATCGGAATCGGCATCTGCATCTCTCACAAGATCGCCGATGGCGTGTCGGTCTCTGCTTTCCTCACCGCATGGTCGGAAATTGCCCTCAACGGCATTGATGTCGAAGCCAGCCTCATCACTCCCTTCTTGAAAGCATCTGAGCTCTTCCAACCAAAGGACATAAACTTCCAAATGCCATCTGGGGTCATCAGCAGTGAGAAGCTTTCAACCAAGATGTTTCGATTTGACAGCGAGAGCTTGGCCCGCCTCAGGGCCAGGTTCGGTAGTGCCTCTCCTACTTGCGTTGAGGCTGTGACTGCCCTCATATGGAAATCTGCATTGGAGACCGCGAGGAAGAGGCCGGAGAGGAACGAGAACTATGCCCCATCATCTGCAGTCACACATGTGGTGAACATCCGAAGCCGGATGAGGCCACAACCATTGCCTGAGAATACCTTGGGCAATCTGTGGCAGTCCATTGTGGCACCACTCATGGAACCAAACAAGGGATATGAATTGCAGGACTTTGCAGGCGTTCTCAGGAAATCAATAAGGGCAGTTGATGCCGAATATCTGAGCGCGCTTCAAGGCGAGATGGGATTGGCCAAAGCCTGCGAGAGCCTCATGGCTGCACGGAAGCTGGCAGCCGCATCCGCCGGAGAGATTGAACTCTACAGGTTCAGCAGCTGGGCAAGGTTCCCGTTCTACGAGTTGGATTTCGGCTGGGGAAGGCCTGCTTGGGTGTGCACCACCAGTGTTCCGATGAAAAACGTGGTGATTTTGATGGGAACGGGGTGTGGGGACGGGATCGAAGCATGGATCACCCTGGCCGAGCATGACATGATTGAGTTCGAGCGCGACGATGAGTTGCTACAGTTCATTGCATCGAGCCCTTAA